tggaacttttcaaaggCCATAAAGCGAAGCGCTCTCGCTTGGAATGGTCGAGCAGCTTCAGTACTTGTAtaagttgtattttgtatgctttcaatctCGAcgcaaaatgcgccaagtcgttttatacgtcagtccgagttgcagcGAATGGCGCCGACTCCCTACGCTCCTCGTGTACACTCTCGGCGATGgctgtttatataaaaaaagtccAGCCTTCAACTTTACTACACCTCACCTATCAATCAAACAACTAAAACTACTCGAAAgtcgtattttatttttttctttgtagaaATTCAATTACAAAAATTCGCAATTCTTAAATCTAAGTTTTTCCGCTTAATACCAAATACGAATATTattgcataaataataaaaagttaaaataaattcaaagctTCGTAAGCTTTTTACCATCGCAAAGCTTAGACGCTTCAAAAGCCCCCTATCACTCTAGTTACGTTCACTCGCTTTTACCCACACGCTTTATATAGCTTTTCTCCGCCACACGATGCAGAATTTCCGCCGAGAGTCTACCGGTATTCTGCACTAGTTTGTAGAGAAAACCATTTGTATCACGTAATAAATCATATGGATGACCGAATTCGACCAGGTGACCGGCATCAATAACCATCACTTTATCATTATCCATAACGGTATTAAGGCGATGGGCAATAGTTAGGACCGTACAATGTTCGAAATTTGTGTGAATAGTCTCCTGGATGAGCATATCAGTTCTGTGAAAGAGATTGAGAAAGTATATTAGTATTACTGTTAAGAGCTGCTTTAAGGGCGCGAACTTACTCTGGATCCACATTGGCTGTCGCTTCGTCCATGATTAGCAATTTGTTATGCCTCAGTATGGCTCTCGCCATGCAGACCAGCTGCCTTTGACCCATACTAAAGTTCGTACCACCATCATGCAGCCGACAATTTAAGCCACCCTCCAAAGTTGACACATAATCCTTCAGTTTGACGTCTTCCAAAGCGCGCCATAACTCTGCGTCCGCCTTCTCCTCCAGCGGATCGAGATTGTAACGCAGTGTGCCGGAGAAGAGCACCGGATCTTGCGGTATAATCGACACACGACTGCGCAAATCGTGCAAACCCAAGACGCCGATGTCAACACCATCAATAGTTATGACGCCTTCATTCAGCGCTAAGCGAAAGATAGCTTGTATAATGGAGGATTTACCAGCGCCGGTGCGACCCACAATGCCGATCTTTTCCTTCGAATTGATGGAGAAGTTCAAGCCCTTAAGTACTGGCTCGCTTTGCTCCGTGTAGCGCAAGTAAAGATCCTTAAACTGTATTGCACCACTGCTCGGCCATGTTTCAGGCAAGGCTATGACTTTCGTATCGGTCTTCAAAGCGGGTTCTGGCGGTAGCTCAGCATACTCGATCACACGCTCTACGCTCGTcatattattttccatttcgGCAGTCTGACGCATACCCCACTGACACATGATTATCAGTGTCATGGACTGGGTAATCGCGAGACCGACGTCACCGCTGTAGAAGTCGCTATTGATTACCAAAAAGCTGAAAGTAACCGCGAGTATATAAAGCACGCAAATGAGATCGGTCCAAAAGGCAAAAGCGCGATTAACGCTGACATAGAGAAATAATGCTGAAGTGTTGGTGTTCTGATGGTTGTGGTACTCCTTATCCAAATTGTTGGTGGCATTGAGTGCGCGTATTGTAGTGAGACCTTGGAAGGTCTGATTTGTGTGCGAATATATGGGACTGCGTGCTGTAAAGCAGAAAAAAGGTGAGATCCAAAGCAAACCCAAGTCATTATTTGAACTTACTCAAGCTCTCAATGCGTTTGAGACTGCGACTTGCGTTGATGTAGAGTGCTCGACAGAGGAATAGCAGCGCGATCACTACGAACGCTGGCACTAGCAGCCAATAATTGGCAAAGGCCACGATCGACAAAACCGCAATGGTGTTTATATAAAACTGTAAGAAATGGTTAAAGATGACGAacttaattacaaattaaactGAATTGTGCTCACCGAGTACGAGTCCAGCATGGCCTGCGGCAGTGCTATATCAATGTTACTAATATCACTCGAGAAGCGATTGAGTATGCGGCCGGAGGCATTTGTGTTGAAGAAACGCATGCGCGCTCGTATAATACCGTTGAAAAGATAATCGTGCAGGCGTAATGATATCGCCAGACAAATGTAAAAGAAACCGAAGGTGCGTACCACGTATAGCAAAAGTGTTGCCAACATGAGTATCGTATAGATGATTACGATTTCCATGCGCTTCGAAGTGAACTCTTCATTTGATTCGTACAGCTGCGGTTGAGATTCCTCCCAGGTGGCCCTGTAGGATGAAAAGAGTTAAATTATTGtttggctgaaaacattgagaTATTTAAGGACTAATTGCGTATAAGTATGAGGAATGAAAGCGATGCTGTCTAAAGTTACTAAATTGCTAACTAAGTGATGGAAGGAAGCCTGTTTTCTTGAGATCACATCGAATAAAAATAGTCTTATATTGTGTTCTTCAGGTTCTGCCACATAATATTCAATTTATAGGGCGGAATAAAGTCCTTTCAAGAATATATTGAGCTCAATTCAATACATACCAAATTTAGTGTTCCCGTGAATAAAAAAGGAGAGTCAGTATCAGGGTTCTAAGAGTGCTTACCATCACGGGTTAAAATGtaccttaatttttttcaaaattatcacCTTACTCACCATCTCGCTATGAATACATCCATGCCGGCTTGACAAGCCCGCGCTGAGATGAACAACATAAATATCACAACTATCAGCCAAGGCATGCGGAGTGCATGGAAGTAGGCCATATATGTGTGAAACCGCACCGAACCTTTCATTTGTTGTTCCTTGCGTTCCGAACCTGTGTCGTTAGGCAATTGGACGCTCTCATGTTTTTCCTCCGTCGGCTTCACCAACATGCTCTCGGCATGCAATAACTTGGGACGGTTATTCACTTGTTCTTGCGTTAAGCTTAAGCGCTTGCTGATTTTCTGCTCAAGCACTTCATAGGTACCTTGCACTTCGATAACACCCGCTTCCATTAGTATAACCCAATCGGCCTCTTTCAGGTTATGCACACGATGTGTAACCATTAAACGTATTTTGGTACTCAGATATTGTTGGAAACAATTACGTAATAGACGTTTAGCTACCTGTGCATCGACCGCGGAGAGCGGATCGTCGAATACGTAGATATCGGCTTGGCGGTAGACAGCGCGAGCCAAGCTAATACGCGCCTTCTGACCGCCACTCAGACTAATACCACGTTCGCCGACTATCGTGGAATCGCCATAGGGTAGTAGCTGCAGGTCGCGCTCGAGTTCGCAGGCATGTATGACATCCTTGTAACGCTGTGCGTCGTAAGGTTCAACGAAGCAGATGTTGTCGCGTATGCTAGCTTCGAAGATCCACGCCGCTTGTGGCGCGTAACTGATGCGTCCATTTATTTCGACATTGCCTTTGATGATCTCCAGCTCACCGATTATGGCATTCAGCAGTGTGGTCTTTCCTGCGCCAACATTGCCAACAATACCGACGAATTGCCCTGGACGTATGTTGAAACTGATGTCGGAAATGTGATGCTTACGTTTCTCAAGTTTCGGCGAGTCCCAGCTGACGGTTAGATGGTGTGCCAATACAGACTTTTCAATTGCGCGTGGGTTATGTATACGTCCCGAGAAGTTACCTTTTTCTTCCTTATCCACAACGGCGCCAAAGTTTTCAACGCCACCATCTGCAGGATTTTCATTTTGCATTAAGAATTTGACTATGCGACGCGCACACACAAAGGTCTCCGCCCAGGTGGTGACAGAGAGTGGCCAGAAGTGCAGCAGCGAGTCGTTGAGTGCATCGTAATACGAAGAAATTATGAAAACCTTACGCGCCGAGATGAAATCGCCGGTGTATACGTAAGCCACCAGACTGACAAAAAGCGCAAACTTCGAGATCATGTTCGTGCATTGCATGCCCGCATAAATATTCATTGAACCCTTTATGGCGCGTATTTCCTTTTTTCGCGTGTTTGCTATCAGCTTTGCGAAGGACTTCTCCCATGCATACATCTTGATCACCTGGATCGCCGTGATTATCTCGTTCATCAATTTCACGCGATCATCACCGAACTCAGCGAAACGATGCCGATACTTAGCGGCCGCCTTTGCTGCCCAGGCTTGTAACGGTATGAATATCGCAATCGCCGCAATACCCACAATAGCCGGCCAGCCGATCTCCCTGTACATTATATAACCGAAAACAATCGCCTCGCACGGTCCCTTCCATAGATCGTGAAAGAAGTAAAAAGTCGTATCAAACTGCGGCAGATCTGTGGAAAGCACTGATATCGCAAAACCGCTCATACCGCCATTGTCCGCGGTCAACGAAGAACGCAGACATTTACGATAAATTAGACCACCACAAGCGACTCGTATGGCTGTGCCGGTTTTGAAGAGATAGAACATAAACGGATGAAAGCATAATGAGGCGATGAGTGCGCATAGCACAATACCGGTGGCGGAGAGATAGGCTTGCTTCTTGGTAATGTCAGTTTGACCCTCAGCGAAATAGGCAACGAGTTCGCCGAGAAAGAGGGGCTGGAAGGTGCTGTGGATTGCAAGGAAACGCAGTTATATATTGTTAGTGTAAGTGGTATATTATGTCGATATTTTTACTCACTGCAATGTGATCTCCAATAACGAATACACTATGCACATCGGCACGAAACGCCAGCCGTATGCTCTGAAGATCATATGCAAGAGACTGGGCTTCTTTCGACGCACTTCCTCTTCCCAGTACTTAACGAGTGAGCTTGTTAATAGCTTGCTATCTAAATAAGGCACATGGTCGTAGATATCATCTGGTCCCAACTTTTCTTGGTAGCCTTTCTTGAAAACACCGCGTGTCCAACTGCAAAGAGAATGagagacaaataaaaaattcgtaTAAAGTTAGAGCTTTCAGAGGCATATTAAATCAACTACAATATGGCACggcaacattttgtactgtgcttgtggattaaaattttttcaccaGACTCCTAATTGTTGATCTGACGGAATGACTATGGCgtccataaattggacgtagcgctcttaaagttgaggccactgactgcgaatttcggtagtaaatgttactaatttcgactcgttgttggattgtctatctttccatgatgaaatggcaaacctcaTTAAAGAGAAATGCCAAAGAAAAGCCGCTATTAATTTTACTATATTAATAACCTGCTTCATGTGTGGTCAAATGAGAATGGTCATCACAAACCGGTGTTCTCGAAAAAAGGGCTTGAAGAACGCATACTAATTTTGGTCTTTTATGATGTTTAAGGGTTCCAACGTAGGTAATGTACACAATTTCAGATATAATGGCTGGGTTTAGTAATGATTCTTGGTTTTCTTTATTGTCGTAGACAACACTTATGCGGTTTTGGTGGAGTATTAATTACCAGCATCATATTTCTGACAGGACTTCTAAAATTTGTTGTAAGAATTGAGATATTGTCTGAATAGTGCAGCCAAGATTTCCGATAGTGCAGCTAAATTCCGAAGTAAGGCAAGCTTGTTTCACAATAAGCACTCAAAGAGtggtaataaatttaatgaaaacaatttgGTATTCGGTACTCCGCGGTTATAAGGAATGTTAATTGCTAGACAACAAGAGTTGTCTATAAactcgagttttttttttcagaaaagaaaaccgaaaactttaGTTATATATCCATAAACtcgaaaaatttagtgtttaagGTGATTTTATGGATAAATTGTTATATTGTTTACCCAATGTTGGTCAGTATTGTGCCTTGGGACCAAAATTTGTCGGTAGTGCTTACTGTTAAACCCTGAAAATTATCAATAAACTAGAGTTTGTGTCAGAAAGTTAAAAACACCATTTTCGGTCAACTCGTGTTGGTATCAGGAAGGTAGGAACACCATTTTTGGTACGAAACTGAGTTTTACCTTCATAAACTTGAAATATGGAAAGTAGGTTTTAAGGTGAGATTATGGaacattttttgtattgtttactCAATTATTATGAGTAGTGCTTATTGTTAAGGACCGAAGATTATCTTAAAACTAGAGTTTGTGGAATGTAACAGTAGTGCGACAGTATTAGTTACGATTCAATTGGGTTAGTCGAGAAAGTGGGCGATGTGTACTCATAACAAGTGAATAACATACAAGTTGAAGAGCTTTGGGCCACCCTGTAGATTAAAACTCGAGCCTTCTTAAGTGTTCTTTAGcttatggaaaatatatttttagattattattatttacacaTGCGCCAAAATAAACACACTTAAGTGCctcttatattatataaatagaaCAAGAGgcatagatgtacatatgtatacgtagtatatacatatgtttaaccTCTTAGTGcttgattttttaaaatgcttAGCGCTTAAATATAGCatggaaattatttttcagCTCATATAATCTTAATTGCTgtttaaacattaataaaagCTCAATTGATTATGCATTGAAAGCTCGATTAAATATACTTAATTCACAATAATCAGTAATAACTAATATTTATACGCAATAgaggaatattatttattatctattaatattttttttatatttttaattttatcagtCAAAACAAAGATTTATGCATAATCAcccaaacaaatacaaaaagctCTAACATATACTTTACTATGTAAATAGCCCATAGGTAATTTATATAACAGAAGTGTGCTCAAGATAAATATGCGTTTATATATCTGGCCACAAAAATACGAGTACCACACACAGTTGTAGGCATTAGGGTGGTACTAAAAAGGGGGATACAACTTCTAGAATAATTTTTGGCATTACTTAAATGTGAAATAAAGCTTCTATAACCATTTCAGACCACAAAAATACGAGTACCATACACAATCGTGAGCACTAGGGTGGTacttaaatgtgaaaaaagctGTTATATCAAATATCTAAACTCCAGCGTATATTTTAATGATAGTAGAGACCTAGAAAATCACTTGAAAGGTTGTTTAAGactaactcacaccggcgaggtggtacggggctctaaacctgatttttccatgaaattcgcatttttttgtatatatctcgtaaatgacaagagctatagaaaaatgTTCATCACAAACTTGTAGgaatttttatttgctacaaaaaaggtccgaggtcaaaatcgctatcattaataattctcgagatattcgcctttttaagtaaggctgtatggaattttcatagattttttattacataccatctatgaaaataCTATAAAGTTACGACACTGTTGCACTGGgtacttttgtagagtgaacaattctgagaaatatgcgtcaaaaatcaaagcgatgtcataaaatacctctgatctgtaggagtttaaaggcaaaaaatcacgattgtagtgtattttctatggaaagtttttacaggccttggtccagttcttaatgttaatattgagggctaaaattttcaggaaatttttttagggtatttccaaggaaatttcgtgctggtactgaaaaaaattaatagttcaaacaaaaaaaacaccctaatgtacatacttaaatgGTAATTTTGATCATCATTTCACTGCAGTGCGgcgaaaaatttaagaaattttttcattaaatgttttgaagACCACcttaatacattttataatttttgcagtCATTTTGATAATatgatgaaataaaattaaacattattttttcgagaattttaattatcaccctaatatattttttgcagtcattttgaaaaataaagttaaaaatttgttttcgagAATTTTAATAAACGCCctgatatttaaatacattttctgATCAACTCTCTAATatgctttatatatttttttttattatttctttgaaaaataaaacttaaaaaaaatatggaatttttttgaaatttttaagtaCCAACCCAATATGCTAATAGTACAAACATTTTAGTTAGAATAACCGAGCAAAACGTCATCAACtgacaacaaaattttctatatttgtgATATCTTCGATCATTATATTACGGTAATGTGGTTCTTAGAACAAGCCTAATGTACATATTACTTTGTAATAAAATCACTGAGTACTTCCCGAAGTAATCTCTGCTGTGctatcataaataaaaatttaattttaaactgttATAGTATATTACTGTCGATGGACATTTAAAATTCccttcaaaaatgtttaatccCTTCAAATAAATTGACTTGTGACAGCTGACAGTTTGAGACAATAAGCCAACTGTCGAATAATTGCTGTGACATAGCACAGTTGTTATCATTTTGTCACTACAAACTTGGTAAACCAGTTAATTTGTTTCTATTATTTAATATGATGAAATTATAGGGAAAcacataaaaagaaattttgttaagaACTTTGGTATTTCATTATCGGTTTCAAAATCGAGAATTGAAAGAAACCCAGATATTCGAGTTTACACCATAGTTTGAGAGAGCTAACCATACTTACTAATTTAATACTAAATACTCGTTCATAATTGAGGGTTCTAGACCGCCCTTGAATGGCTCATGATCAACAAACTTGCTGACATTTCGCGGCTTCTCATTTAGCAGCTCACTGCTAGAGGTATAATTTAGATGACTAGCAAAAAGTTGCTTTAAGTACTTTAAAAggaataaattttcataaaaaaaaactagaaaagaaAGAAGGAACTATAGTTAAAACTTGGAAAATACACAGCTCTTACTAAAATGATATAATCCCTGACTCGGCTAAGTGTGCGCAGCTTATCTCAAGATCTGAGTATGACAGAAGGGAAGAAAATAGAAGTTTTCAATAATTAGTCATTGATATAAACATATTCCCAGTAACTGGTGTCTAGGGACTCTAGTGCATTTGTTTTAAAGAATTTTCACAAGTAATGAAGAATAGTCCATACTCTCATAAACTTCCGTTCCCTCGATTCTACATAAACTAAAAGTACTTAAATTCTTAACCAACAAAGAACTGCtaacattttaatataattccATTTATGGATTATTTTATGCCGCCCttcaaaaaaatctcaaaaattcaTATATCGAGTATTTCTGAATCTACAAAATATACGATATAAATCCATAAACTTCATTAGCGACCCAAGGTACCAAAGAACTGATCAGTCTGCCATAAAAGATCACAAGGAAAGAAGAATACTTAGAAAAAACGAATATCAATCCtagcatgttgttgttgtaatggaaAACATTCCTCAATTTCCTTCGTTGagataaacataaaatattcctcatttgtttttttttttttggaacttgGTTGAGGTAAAGGTCTCTCACCGTTTGAAAGGATGCAATTGCTTCGGCAATACATTTCCTACGACACCGTTCATatcaattaatttcttttcaaactTGTGTATTACTTCTACTAGACAATACAGAGGAAGATTTCTGTTAAAGTTACGATCTGATACAGTTCTTTATAAGACCATAGTTCTGATATTGAGATTCGAGTAAAGGCAAGAGATGTAAGAATTTGTTGTAGAATTTGAATAAGACACTTTAGAGGATCTATGTAAAACGATATTAGAAAGATTTTGACAGCTGAAATCTAAAACAAAAGTGTACAGCAACCAACTTAAATGGTTGGTTAAAAGAGTTGAGAGGTTCTGTGTGCCTATATATCAAGACTATCACTGGAGGGAGAGAGCTTTAGGCGGCAAACATAAATTTGAAACTGGTTTTCTAGCTTTTGTTTTAGACCTTTGAATGTTCAAACTAAAgcactttttcaaaaagtaacTTTACAATAATCTGCATAAATTTTGGTGAGAATTCAAACGCTCTAATTTGAACCGTATATAAGCCAGTTCGTTTCCTTAGAACATCCAGAATGAGCGATAGGCCACTAAAGTAGGCAACTAGTTGAAATTCCTTAAATGATATCTCGTTAGACATGCTGAATTTATCCCCTATTTCTATGAATTTGACTCCATAAGGTAACTGCTATTGAGAAGATTGTATAAAATGAAGACAATTTCTAGAGTTTATGTTTGAGATAGCTTTTTAAAGGTGTCTCCAAAGAAGCAATGAGTGCGGTATTGGCATGAATTTTCAGAGCGATTTTATGATGTATCGAAAAGTTAAAGAGGCACATGCGTTATACCTGAAGCCGACCGTTATTGAATGCGACTGCTTTGCAGATGCTTATATTTCAAGTGATAACAGCTAGTCTCTTTAGAAAATCTTTCAATTTTGCAATACCTCTAACATTATCGAAAACTCCAACTCAATATTCAGGCACAAGTGGATACTTATGTTTAGGTCGCCTCCGCTTTAAAGCCAATGTTTATATACGCACTGAGTGCATTCGATAGTGGCACTTACCGGTGTCTATAAGCTAATTATGCAATAAAAGAGAGCGGTAAATATAGATAATGCAGTGTATTAAACTAAAGTGCGTGCTTTGTTTACCACTACTGATTCATGCCACTTGAGGCTgccatacaatttttattacctAAGTATAAAATAGCTCACTGCACCacaaaaatttgaacaaaaacgTTTATGACGTATTATCAAGACGTCATTTTCATTTCTTATCGGCATTCTTCAATCTCATTTCTGATTTCGCAAGTATAGTACGTCTACGTGAAGGTTATTATCGCTGCTGTTGAGTCTTTGTGACTTAGTTCCTAAACAAATTCGTGCATGTATCACGTATGTTTACCTAGGAATTTCTAACTTCGACATTAGAAGCTTATTGCATTCTCTCGGGGTGTTCTGTGGCaa
The DNA window shown above is from Bactrocera tryoni isolate S06 chromosome 4, CSIRO_BtryS06_freeze2, whole genome shotgun sequence and carries:
- the LOC120775402 gene encoding probable multidrug resistance-associated protein lethal(2)03659, encoding MNSSKESVKRKPNPILSSNFLTKWFFIWTRGVFKKGYQEKLGPDDIYDHVPYLDSKLLTSSLVKYWEEEVRRKKPSLLHMIFRAYGWRFVPMCIVYSLLEITLHTFQPLFLGELVAYFAEGQTDITKKQAYLSATGIVLCALIASLCFHPFMFYLFKTGTAIRVACGGLIYRKCLRSSLTADNGGMSGFAISVLSTDLPQFDTTFYFFHDLWKGPCEAIVFGYIMYREIGWPAIVGIAAIAIFIPLQAWAAKAAAKYRHRFAEFGDDRVKLMNEIITAIQVIKMYAWEKSFAKLIANTRKKEIRAIKGSMNIYAGMQCTNMISKFALFVSLVAYVYTGDFISARKVFIISSYYDALNDSLLHFWPLSVTTWAETFVCARRIVKFLMQNENPADGGVENFGAVVDKEEKGNFSGRIHNPRAIEKSVLAHHLTVSWDSPKLEKRKHHISDISFNIRPGQFVGIVGNVGAGKTTLLNAIIGELEIIKGNVEINGRISYAPQAAWIFEASIRDNICFVEPYDAQRYKDVIHACELERDLQLLPYGDSTIVGERGISLSGGQKARISLARAVYRQADIYVFDDPLSAVDAQVAKRLLRNCFQQYLSTKIRLMVTHRVHNLKEADWVILMEAGVIEVQGTYEVLEQKISKRLSLTQEQVNNRPKLLHAESMLVKPTEEKHESVQLPNDTGSERKEQQMKGSVRFHTYMAYFHALRMPWLIVVIFMLFISARACQAGMDVFIARWATWEESQPQLYESNEEFTSKRMEIVIIYTILMLATLLLYVVRTFGFFYICLAISLRLHDYLFNGIIRARMRFFNTNASGRILNRFSSDISNIDIALPQAMLDSYSFYINTIAVLSIVAFANYWLLVPAFVVIALLFLCRALYINASRSLKRIESLTRSPIYSHTNQTFQGLTTIRALNATNNLDKEYHNHQNTNTSALFLYVSVNRAFAFWTDLICVLYILAVTFSFLVINSDFYSGDVGLAITQSMTLIIMCQWGMRQTAEMENNMTSVERVIEYAELPPEPALKTDTKVIALPETWPSSGAIQFKDLYLRYTEQSEPVLKGLNFSINSKEKIGIVGRTGAGKSSIIQAIFRLALNEGVITIDGVDIGVLGLHDLRSRVSIIPQDPVLFSGTLRYNLDPLEEKADAELWRALEDVKLKDYVSTLEGGLNCRLHDGGTNFSMGQRQLVCMARAILRHNKLLIMDEATANVDPETDMLIQETIHTNFEHCTVLTIAHRLNTVMDNDKVMVIDAGHLVEFGHPYDLLRDTNGFLYKLVQNTGRLSAEILHRVAEKSYIKRVGKSE